The following are encoded together in the Drosophila biarmipes strain raj3 chromosome 3L, RU_DBia_V1.1, whole genome shotgun sequence genome:
- the LOC108034686 gene encoding uncharacterized protein LOC108034686, whose translation MLFLAPRKHLFATNLIILLMIYVMRKCLQLFCIIEKRTGQEEEQVHLPEREILQRRRGGFKIIPDAMHQSMHGFGYGEGHYQIFVEKKERNLPTKSRLNAATAEVKLNPN comes from the coding sequence ATGTTATTCCTAGCGCCGCGCAAACATCTGTTTGCCACCAACCTGATCATCCTGCTGATGATCTACGTGATGCGAAAGTGCCTCCAGCTCTTCTGCATCATCGAGAAGCGCACCggccaggaggaggagcaggtcCACCTGCCGGAGAGGGAGATCCTCCAGAGGCGCCGCGGCGGCTTCAAGATCATCCCGGATGCCATGCACCAGAGCATGCACGGCTTTGGCTATGGAGAGGGTCACTACCAGATCTTCGTGGAGAAGAAGGAGCGCAACCTGCCCACCAAATCGCGCCTCAACGCGGCCACAGCCGAAGTCAAGCTGAATCCCAATTAG